The sequence GCGTCCGCTGGGTCGGACCACATGAGTGTTCAGGTTGCCGGAAAATCTTACGATGTGAAGTTTGAGGATGGGAAAGCCGTGGTCAACGGTATTGCCTACGATTACAACGTAGGTGAAGCAGGGGAGGCTTCGCCAGCGGCTGGGTCTTCAGGAGCGGCCACCGAAGTGAAAGCTGAGCTCGCGGCAAGGGTTTTTAAGCTAGAGACCTCCGTTGGGGCAAAAGTAAATGAAGGTGATTTACTACTCGTAGTCGAAGCCTTGAAGATGGAAATCGAAGTACGCTCACCGGTAACCGGCGTGATTCAAGCTCTACCGTTTGCTGTGGGTAACCAAGTCGCGGTTGGTGATACCTTAGCAGCGATTGCGGCAGGATAAATCATGGGGAACTTCGACAAACTCTGGAATGCTACAGGGCTGGCTAACTTTACAGGGGCTCAGACGGTGATGATTGCCGTGTCGCTCTTGCTGATATTCCTGGCTATTCGAAAGAAATTTGAGCCACTTTTGCTGCTACCGATTGGGTTTGGCGGGATTTTAGCCAATATCCCCATTGCGGATATCGCAGGGCCTGAAGGTTTTCTGGGAATCATATACAATATGGGTGTGGCCAACGGTCTTTTCCCATTACTCATATTTATGGGCGTGGGTGCCATGACCGATTTTGGTCCGCTTATGGCGCGGCCAAAGCTTGCTCTACTTGGAGCTGCTGCTCAATTTGGGATTTTTGCCACGCTTTTAGGTGCTCTTTGGCTCAGTGCCAATGTCAACGGTATCGACTTTACGCTTCAAGATGCTGCGGCCATCGCGATTATCGGAGGGGCGGATGGTCCCACGGCTATCTTCTTATCGAGTAAGCTCGCACCCGATTTGATGGGAGCCATTGCTGTAGCTGCGTATTCTTATATGGCCTTGGTGCCGATTATTCAGCCGCCAATTATGAAGCTTCTCACCACAGAAGATGAACGCAAAATTAAAATGAGTCAGCTCCGCACTGTCTCGCGTGGTGAGCGGGTGATTTTTCCTCTGATGGTTCTCGGGCTTTGTATTTTACTTTTGCCGGATGCCACGCCTCTTATTGGTGCCTTGATGTTTGGTAATTTGTTACGCGAGTCAGGGGTTGTAGAGCGCCTTTCAAGTGCCGCCCAAAATGAACTCATCAATATTGTGACGATTTTTCTGGGTCTTGCCGTCGGGTCAAAACTGGGAGCCGACAAATTTCTTAAGGTCGAAACCCTCGGAATCTTAGCGCTTGGCTTGGTGGCCTTTGCGATTGGTACAGCCTCTGGGGTTATTTTAGCGAAGGTCATGAATAAGCTCTCAACGCGAGACCCAATCAACCCGCTGATTGGCGCGGCGGGTGTTTCTGCGGTTCCCATGGCTGCCCGGGTCGTGAACCAGGTTGGGCTTGAGTATCGCCAAGATAATATGCTGCTCATGCATGCAATGGGCCCCAACGTATCTGGGGTGATTGGTTCTGCAGTTGCGGCCGGTGTTCTCTTGGCCCTGGTTGGTGTCTAGATCAATCAGAAGACTCCGTCGCCCCTGGGTTGTCAGATAGTCTATCAAGCTCAGATTCAACCTTTCCAATAGCTCTCATCCAACCTTAAGATAGGCTCTATGTTGAAGTCTTATTTGCCGCGGGTGTTCGGTATTCTGCTAAGTGTGACCTGTGTTGTTTTGGTAGGTTGCCACGCAGCTGAGCTCGTCACACCCGGCTGGTCAGATCCTTCGAGTCCAGACCCTATCGAGCCTCCTGAACCCATTTCAAATACTTTGAATCATAGGGAAATGTTGGTGGATGAAGGTGGTTCCTGGCATTATCTCGCACCTACTGAGGAGCCAGTTTCCACTTGGAAAACGGCTGCATTCGTAACGACAGATTGGCCATCTGGCCCTGGTGGTATTGGTTACGGGGACGATGACGACGCAACTGTGATTGAGCCAACTCTCTCACTTTATATGCGTACAAGTTTTGAGGTCATCAGCAAAGAACAGATCCTTGAAGCGAACCTTTTCATTGATTACGACGACGCGTTTATCGCTTATCTAAATGGTGAGGAGATTGCTCGAGCCGGTATTGGTGAACCTGGTGATGTTACAGCTTTCGATACAGCGGCCGAGGATTCTCACGAGGCAAGACTTGCTACGGGAGGTTTGCCTGATCGAGTCGATATTGATGTCGAACGGTTGCTTCCAGGGAAAAATCATCTGGCGGTTCAGATTCATAATACTCGGGCTGATTCCAGTGATTTAAGCTCTAGAGTTTTTATAGCAGTTGGAATGTCTGCGGAGGAGCAAACTTATTTACCGCTTCCCGATTGGTTTGATGAACCCATGACCTCGAGCGATTTACCTTTGATTTTCATTGATACCGCCGGGCAGTCTGTTCGTGATGATCCGCGAATCACCGCGCACATGCGGATTGTTAACAATGGGCCAGGGCAGCGCAATGCACTCGATGACCCAGCTACAGACTACGATGGCCGCATCAGTATCGAATGGCGTGGTTCAACCTCCCAAAACTTTCCCAAAAAGCAATATGGTTTTGAAACGCAAGATGAATCCGGTGAGAATAATAATGTTTCTCTATTAGGGATGCCCTCGGAGAACGATTGGATTCTTAACGCTCCATACAGCGATAAATCTCTGGTTAGGAATGTGTTGGCCTATGATTTAGGCAACGCCATGGGGCGGTATGCGCCGAGGACTCAATTCTGTGAGGTCTTCTTAAATGGTTCCTATGAGGGCGTTTACGTGCTTATGGAACAAGTTAAACGAGATAAGGACCGAGTGAATATTGAGCCGATGGACCCCACAGCAACCACTGGTGATGCGATTACGGGAGGTTATATCGTTAAGATTGATAAGTTTACTGGAAGCGGCGGGGAAGGTTGGGATTCGTCGATTGATCCTGAAAATTGGAACCAAGTTTATTATCAATACGACTACCCAGAGGAGCCAGACCTGAATCAGGTACAAAAAGACTACCTTGAATCGTCTTTATCTGATTTTGAGACAAAACTTTTCAACGGTGATCCGAGCTATCGTGATGCAATCGATGTGGGTTCATTTATAGATTTCATGATTGTTCAAGAGATCAGCCGTAATGTGGATGCGTATCGGTTGAGTACATTCCTACATAAGTTTCGAGACAGTGCAGGTGGTTTGATTCATATGGGACCACTTTGGGATTTCAACCTGGCGTTTGGCAATGCGGATTACGGCGCGGCGTTTGAGCCCGAGGGCTGGGCTTTCAATCAAGGGACTCCATTTTGGTGGGCGAGTCTTCTTGAGGATCCTGTGTTTGTTGGAGAACTTCGGTGCCGATGGGAGTCGCTAAGGGGAGGGTTACTCTCTGACCAATCGGTAATTGCACGCTTGGCGGCTTACGAAGAACGACTTTCTGAGTCTCAAGAGAGAAATTTCCAGAGATGGTCGATCCTCGGTGAGTACCTCTGGCCTAATAATTTTATCGGCCAATCTCACTTGGAAGAGATGGATTACCTTGAAAATTGGCTTTTAAGCCGTCTGCAATGGCTCGATTCCGGGATTCCCGGTAGCTGCCCAGCTGGAGAATAACGCATTTCCATATTCAGCGTGTAGGCCCGTGTAAGTTTGAGTAGGCGTCAGGGACTCTGGCGGTATTTCCCAAACTTGACTCAAACTAGGGTGTTTAGGACACTTTTTGGGCGGTAACAGCGGCTCAACCTTGCCCTGTTCACGAGGGTAATATGCTTGAACCATTAGGAAATAACCTTGTCGAGATTTTGCGTCGACGAGCTCAAGAACACCCCGACAAAGTGGCTTATATTTTTCTCGAAGATGGAGAGAAACGTGAAGATCCACTTACCTATGGGGAGCTGGACAGAAGGGCGCGTGCCATCGCCGCGCAGCTTCAAAAGTCTGGACTCGCGGGCGAAAGAGCGTTGCTGCTCTACCCACCCGGTCTCGATTTTATCGGTGCATTCTTTGGCTGTATTTATGCCGGTGTGATTGCTGTTCCAGCTTACCCGCCAGACCCTAACCGTATCGACCGAACCTTGCCGCGCGTGCAATCCATTGTTGATGATTGCGATGCAAAAGTTGTTCTAACAACAAGCAATCTGAAGGCAATGGCTCAGTTTGTGTTTCCCAATTCGAATATTCTTAAAGACCTTACCTGGTATGGCTCAGATGAGTTGGCCGCGAAGGGTGAGGATGAATGGGTTTTTCCAGAGCTCGAGGAAGATACCCTCGCATTTTTGCAATATACCTCTGGATCAACCGGTACGCCGAAAGGCGTCATGATCAGCCATCAGAATCTAATCGCTAATGAAGAAATGATGCGCTTGTCGTGTAAGAGCACGGCAGATGAAGTGGTGCTGAACTGGGTGCCTTTCTATCATGATTTGGGCCTGATCGGCGGTGTGCTGCACCCAATTTATATCGGTGCGAAAGCTATCCTCTTGTCACCTCTTCATTTTCTTCAGCGCCCTGTTCGCTGGCTGCAGGCGG comes from Deltaproteobacteria bacterium and encodes:
- a CDS encoding sodium ion-translocating decarboxylase subunit beta; translated protein: MGNFDKLWNATGLANFTGAQTVMIAVSLLLIFLAIRKKFEPLLLLPIGFGGILANIPIADIAGPEGFLGIIYNMGVANGLFPLLIFMGVGAMTDFGPLMARPKLALLGAAAQFGIFATLLGALWLSANVNGIDFTLQDAAAIAIIGGADGPTAIFLSSKLAPDLMGAIAVAAYSYMALVPIIQPPIMKLLTTEDERKIKMSQLRTVSRGERVIFPLMVLGLCILLLPDATPLIGALMFGNLLRESGVVERLSSAAQNELINIVTIFLGLAVGSKLGADKFLKVETLGILALGLVAFAIGTASGVILAKVMNKLSTRDPINPLIGAAGVSAVPMAARVVNQVGLEYRQDNMLLMHAMGPNVSGVIGSAVAAGVLLALVGV
- a CDS encoding CotH kinase family protein, which encodes MLKSYLPRVFGILLSVTCVVLVGCHAAELVTPGWSDPSSPDPIEPPEPISNTLNHREMLVDEGGSWHYLAPTEEPVSTWKTAAFVTTDWPSGPGGIGYGDDDDATVIEPTLSLYMRTSFEVISKEQILEANLFIDYDDAFIAYLNGEEIARAGIGEPGDVTAFDTAAEDSHEARLATGGLPDRVDIDVERLLPGKNHLAVQIHNTRADSSDLSSRVFIAVGMSAEEQTYLPLPDWFDEPMTSSDLPLIFIDTAGQSVRDDPRITAHMRIVNNGPGQRNALDDPATDYDGRISIEWRGSTSQNFPKKQYGFETQDESGENNNVSLLGMPSENDWILNAPYSDKSLVRNVLAYDLGNAMGRYAPRTQFCEVFLNGSYEGVYVLMEQVKRDKDRVNIEPMDPTATTGDAITGGYIVKIDKFTGSGGEGWDSSIDPENWNQVYYQYDYPEEPDLNQVQKDYLESSLSDFETKLFNGDPSYRDAIDVGSFIDFMIVQEISRNVDAYRLSTFLHKFRDSAGGLIHMGPLWDFNLAFGNADYGAAFEPEGWAFNQGTPFWWASLLEDPVFVGELRCRWESLRGGLLSDQSVIARLAAYEERLSESQERNFQRWSILGEYLWPNNFIGQSHLEEMDYLENWLLSRLQWLDSGIPGSCPAGE